The Chitinophagales bacterium genome contains a region encoding:
- a CDS encoding SAM-dependent methyltransferase, producing the protein MFKILIVILTINFIKLPFSLSPKTKGHLYLIPSSLGDEGMAFMTAASLQIIDGICYFIVEHDRSARRFLRSIGYKKNFDEGHMYAFARDEAFTPPVSLLPYLLQGNHVGVISEAGCPGIADPGAGVVIWAHQHGVKVIPLVGPSSLFLALMASGLNGQQFAFHGYLPIPAAERKARLKQLEEESLRKNQTQLFMETPYRNMSLLKDLLTTCRPADLLCIASAITLPDEMIRTMTVGNWKNQTVDLRNKPTVFLLLAK; encoded by the coding sequence GTGTTTAAAATCCTAATTGTTATTTTAACGATTAATTTCATCAAGCTTCCATTTTCATTGTCACCGAAAACAAAAGGCCATCTTTACCTCATCCCTTCATCCCTCGGTGATGAAGGCATGGCTTTCATGACAGCTGCGAGCCTTCAGATCATTGACGGCATTTGTTATTTCATTGTGGAACATGATCGCTCCGCCCGGCGATTTTTACGAAGCATCGGTTATAAAAAGAATTTTGATGAAGGTCACATGTACGCCTTTGCCAGAGATGAGGCATTCACGCCGCCTGTATCGTTGCTGCCTTACCTTTTGCAGGGCAATCATGTGGGTGTAATATCCGAAGCAGGTTGCCCGGGCATTGCCGATCCCGGGGCAGGTGTGGTAATCTGGGCGCATCAGCACGGTGTAAAAGTGATACCACTGGTAGGTCCTTCATCGCTGTTTCTCGCGCTGATGGCCAGCGGATTAAACGGGCAGCAATTCGCTTTTCATGGTTACCTGCCTATACCGGCTGCCGAACGAAAAGCAAGGCTAAAGCAACTGGAAGAAGAATCGTTGCGCAAAAATCAAACACAGCTGTTCATGGAAACACCGTACCGGAATATGTCGTTGCTGAAGGATTTGCTGACCACCTGCAGGCCAGCTGACTTGCTGTGCATTGCATCGGCTATCACGCTGCCGGATGAAATGATCCGCACCATGACGGTCGGCAATTGGAAAAATCAAACGGTTGACCTGCGTAACAAACCAACGGTTTTTTTGCTGCTGGCAAAATAA
- a CDS encoding EamA family transporter — translation MSHQPTFTDWLLLALLALIWGSSFILMKKGLEAFHPEQVAALRIVITGLVLLPVTVLQLNAVNKDKLRYILLQGLFGNFIPAFLFTAAQQHINSSMAGILNSLSPVFVLLLGILFFHTGYTYWRIAGMTVAFAGSLLLLLFQDPSGIKINGSYGWLIVLATVSYGISSNIIKKFLFDIRPVTINAVAFSFMLLPALLVLYMTHLPQAFATHDNAMTALGYIAILGIVGSGVASVIYFRLIHHTTALFASSVTYLIPIVALFWGLLAGESIGLIDYAGMALILSGVYLVGK, via the coding sequence ATGAGTCATCAACCAACCTTCACTGACTGGCTTTTGCTTGCCCTGCTGGCACTCATCTGGGGCAGTTCCTTTATTCTCATGAAAAAAGGGCTGGAGGCTTTTCACCCGGAACAGGTGGCAGCACTTCGTATCGTCATAACCGGATTGGTGCTGCTGCCGGTAACCGTGTTGCAACTGAATGCGGTGAATAAAGACAAGCTCCGGTACATCCTGCTGCAGGGATTGTTTGGCAATTTTATTCCGGCTTTTCTTTTTACGGCCGCACAGCAACACATCAACAGTTCAATGGCCGGCATTCTTAATTCATTGTCGCCGGTTTTCGTACTGCTGTTGGGCATACTGTTTTTCCATACCGGATATACCTACTGGAGAATTGCCGGCATGACGGTGGCATTTGCCGGTTCACTGTTGTTATTGTTATTCCAGGATCCATCCGGCATAAAGATTAATGGCTCCTACGGCTGGCTGATTGTACTGGCCACTGTCTCATACGGCATCAGTTCCAACATCATTAAAAAATTCCTGTTTGATATCAGGCCGGTCACCATCAATGCCGTAGCCTTCTCCTTCATGCTGCTTCCTGCATTGCTGGTATTGTATATGACGCACCTGCCACAGGCATTCGCGACGCACGACAATGCCATGACCGCACTCGGATACATTGCCATCCTTGGTATCGTTGGATCAGGCGTTGCTTCCGTTATTTATTTCAGGCTGATTCATCATACCACCGCGCTTTTTGCTTCATCAGTGACGTACCTTATTCCCATCGTTGCATTGTTCTGGGGCCTGCTGGCCGGGGAATCCATCGGGCTTATTGACTATGCAGGAATGGCATTGATCCTCTCCGGTGTTTACCTCGTAGGTAAATAA
- a CDS encoding DNA-3-methyladenine glycosylase, whose protein sequence is MNKLPQTFYLRSNVLQVARDLLGKIIVTRFEEGLTSGTITEVEAYAGATDRASHAYNHRKTTRTSVMYASGGTAYVYLCYGIHHLFNVVTNQIGIPHAVLIRAVEPLEGIAIMLERRKKIKPAFALTAGPGAAAQALGIKTMHTGCSLLSDTIWLEDCGIKISRSKIVSGPRIGVDYAGDDAKLPYRFYVKGNLWVSRSAQQ, encoded by the coding sequence ATGAATAAACTGCCACAAACATTTTACCTGCGCAGTAATGTCTTGCAGGTTGCCCGTGACCTGTTGGGAAAAATCATCGTCACGCGGTTTGAGGAAGGCTTAACCTCCGGCACTATTACGGAAGTGGAAGCTTATGCAGGAGCAACAGACAGGGCTTCACATGCATACAATCACCGCAAAACTACGCGCACTTCCGTGATGTATGCTTCCGGTGGAACGGCGTATGTGTATTTATGTTACGGGATACATCACTTGTTTAATGTGGTGACTAATCAAATCGGCATTCCGCATGCCGTACTCATCAGGGCGGTTGAGCCGTTGGAAGGTATCGCAATCATGTTGGAACGCAGAAAAAAAATAAAACCGGCATTTGCATTGACGGCGGGGCCCGGTGCTGCTGCACAGGCGCTTGGCATCAAAACGATGCATACCGGCTGCAGCCTGCTTTCCGATACGATATGGCTGGAAGACTGTGGAATAAAAATATCGCGCAGTAAGATTGTGTCCGGCCCGCGTATTGGTGTTGACTATGCAGGTGACGATGCAAAGCTGCCCTATCGTTTTTATGTGAAAGGAAACCTTTGGGTGTCACGATCTGCACAGCAATAG
- the upp gene encoding uracil phosphoribosyltransferase — translation MPVINLSNTNSLVNQFLSEIRDASIQQDRMRFRKNMERCGEILAYEISKVLPYREKKVTTPLGTANVPVLESPPVIGSILRAGVILHQGMLNYFDHADNAFISAYRKHQPDGTFEILLEYVSSPSLENRTLILADPMLATGQSMVKTLEQLFETGKPRHTHLACVIAAQAGIDLVLQHIPDVTIWACAIDERLDARSYIVPGLGDAGDLAYGSKMQH, via the coding sequence ATGCCGGTCATCAATTTAAGCAACACCAACTCCCTGGTGAATCAATTCCTGTCGGAAATACGCGACGCATCCATTCAACAGGACCGGATGCGGTTCAGAAAAAACATGGAACGTTGCGGAGAAATACTTGCCTATGAGATAAGCAAAGTATTGCCCTACCGGGAAAAGAAAGTCACTACACCACTGGGCACAGCCAATGTGCCCGTGCTGGAATCACCACCCGTGATCGGCTCCATTTTAAGAGCCGGCGTTATTCTGCACCAGGGCATGCTGAATTATTTTGATCATGCCGATAATGCATTTATCTCCGCCTATCGCAAACATCAGCCGGATGGCACCTTCGAAATACTGCTGGAATACGTGTCTTCGCCCAGCCTGGAAAACCGCACCCTGATATTAGCTGATCCCATGCTGGCTACCGGGCAATCGATGGTAAAAACGTTGGAACAGCTTTTTGAAACCGGCAAACCCAGGCATACGCACCTTGCCTGTGTAATAGCTGCACAGGCCGGCATTGACCTCGTGTTGCAGCATATTCCCGATGTAACGATATGGGCTTGTGCAATTGATGAAAGGCTCGATGCAAGGTCCTATATCGTGCCCGGACTTGGTGATGCAGGCGATCTTGCCTATGGTTCAAAAATGCAGCATTAG
- a CDS encoding PorP/SprF family type IX secretion system membrane protein, producing the protein MKKFIRFTFVLLLIITTAVRAQDVHFSQFYYSPFTLNPALAGSMDGQYRIGGIYKNQWGSVSSPYVYSTPSVFADFKLFAGGYSYNYLGLGVLLLNDKSGDGGLSNITGMLSASYHQALDREGNYHIAVGLQGGFVQKKIDFGKLDFYDEFDGLGFNGITSEHFDYYQIGYADFAAGASFDGMVSRSSRVQFGASAFHLTTPTESFFVSSDNVLNMRYVVHANATFGINNKYYIFPFLQYQMQNNDNEFVIGSNFGINLNSNPRGLPSVFYIGAFSRAGVDLIPTVGIMMKGVQAGLSYDVTTSSDLSAATNGKGGFELAIVYTGNNQPPRHYKRIYCPSF; encoded by the coding sequence ATGAAAAAATTTATACGCTTCACATTTGTTTTACTGCTGATTATAACCACTGCGGTGCGTGCACAGGATGTACACTTCTCGCAGTTTTATTATTCACCCTTCACCCTCAATCCCGCATTGGCAGGATCGATGGACGGGCAATACCGTATCGGTGGCATCTACAAGAATCAATGGGGCAGTGTTTCATCACCGTATGTGTATTCCACTCCTTCTGTATTCGCCGATTTCAAATTGTTTGCCGGCGGATATTCTTACAATTACCTGGGGCTGGGTGTACTGTTGCTGAATGACAAATCAGGCGATGGCGGCTTGTCCAACATTACCGGCATGCTTTCCGCTTCCTATCACCAGGCATTGGACAGGGAAGGAAATTATCATATTGCCGTTGGGCTGCAGGGCGGTTTCGTGCAGAAGAAAATTGACTTCGGCAAACTGGATTTTTATGATGAGTTCGACGGGTTAGGATTCAATGGCATTACCTCGGAACATTTCGATTATTACCAGATCGGCTATGCTGATTTTGCCGCCGGTGCATCATTTGACGGTATGGTAAGCCGTTCAAGCCGTGTGCAGTTCGGGGCTTCCGCATTTCACCTCACCACGCCCACTGAATCATTTTTCGTGTCCAGCGACAATGTGCTCAACATGCGTTATGTGGTGCATGCCAATGCCACTTTTGGTATCAATAATAAATACTACATCTTTCCTTTCCTGCAATACCAGATGCAGAACAACGATAATGAATTTGTAATCGGTTCCAATTTCGGTATTAACCTCAACAGTAATCCGCGCGGGTTACCCAGTGTATTTTACATCGGTGCCTTCAGCCGTGCCGGCGTTGACCTCATTCCTACCGTCGGCATCATGATGAAAGGCGTGCAGGCAGGGTTAAGCTATGATGTTACCACTTCCAGCGATCTGAGCGCCGCCACCAATGGCAAAGGAGGTTTTGAACTTGCCATCGTTTATACGGGTAACAATCAACCGCCGCGTCACTACAAACGCATCTACTGTCCTTCTTTCTGA
- a CDS encoding Lrp/AsnC ligand binding domain-containing protein: MATKLNFDKLDLQIISEMMRNASVSYKELGKKLYVSGGTIHVRMKKLQRQGVITGSRYHINLKKVGYDVIAFIGVYLEKSSMYDSVAKELNKLPEIVRLNYTTGNYSMFAEIVCRDMDHLKYVLHDQLQKIKGIERTETLISLEESFNRSAEILKGR; encoded by the coding sequence ATGGCGACTAAATTGAATTTTGACAAATTGGACCTGCAGATTATATCGGAGATGATGCGCAATGCATCTGTCTCCTACAAAGAGCTTGGCAAGAAGTTATATGTATCAGGCGGCACCATTCATGTGCGCATGAAAAAGCTGCAGCGGCAGGGCGTGATTACCGGTTCGCGCTATCATATCAACCTTAAAAAAGTAGGGTACGATGTTATTGCCTTCATTGGTGTATACCTGGAGAAAAGTTCGATGTATGATTCCGTTGCCAAAGAGTTGAATAAGCTGCCTGAAATAGTGCGGCTGAACTATACTACCGGCAACTACAGCATGTTTGCTGAAATTGTCTGCCGTGATATGGATCACCTGAAATATGTATTGCATGATCAGCTGCAAAAAATAAAAGGAATAGAACGGACGGAAACACTGATATCGCTGGAAGAGAGCTTCAACCGCAGCGCTGAAATTTTGAAGGGCCGGTGA
- a CDS encoding asparaginase: MSIKILITGGTFDKEYDELNGTLYFNETHLPEMLKLGRCTVKVEVKTAMMIDSLEMTDIQRKIIVDLCDRCEEDKIVITHGTDTMAVTARVLGEASLPKTIVLTGAMIPYKFGSSDGFFNLGSALAFAQALPFGVYVAMNGRYFNWNNVRKNKKTGMFEELL, encoded by the coding sequence ATGAGCATAAAAATCCTGATCACAGGGGGAACATTTGACAAGGAATACGATGAATTGAATGGCACCCTCTATTTTAATGAAACGCACCTGCCGGAAATGCTGAAGCTGGGTCGTTGTACGGTGAAAGTGGAAGTAAAAACCGCTATGATGATTGACAGCCTTGAGATGACTGATATACAACGCAAGATTATAGTTGATTTATGCGACCGTTGTGAAGAAGACAAAATTGTGATAACACATGGCACTGACACCATGGCTGTTACCGCGAGGGTGCTGGGTGAAGCAAGCCTGCCCAAAACCATTGTACTTACCGGTGCCATGATACCTTATAAGTTCGGCAGCTCCGACGGATTCTTCAACCTGGGCAGTGCGCTTGCCTTTGCACAAGCGCTTCCTTTTGGCGTATATGTTGCCATGAATGGCCGGTACTTCAACTGGAATAATGTGCGGAAAAATAAAAAAACCGGCATGTTTGAAGAGCTCCTTTGA
- a CDS encoding Rieske (2Fe-2S) protein: MTELTRRNFIRQASMLGAGACCIGALSAIEGCTTSLEAIGTEKSIVETPGQISILKSAVAGQSYMKLSSSKFKDPIFLNVNADGSYTAVLMNCTHKGCGLSASQGKFVCPCHGSEFDLTGHVLKGPAKTDLQNFQVTTDDLHIMVKYQ; this comes from the coding sequence ATGACTGAGCTCACCCGCCGTAACTTCATCAGGCAAGCTTCCATGCTTGGCGCAGGCGCCTGCTGCATAGGCGCCCTTTCTGCCATTGAAGGCTGCACCACTTCGCTCGAAGCGATAGGCACGGAAAAATCAATTGTGGAAACGCCCGGGCAGATCAGCATTCTTAAGTCTGCGGTAGCAGGTCAGTCTTACATGAAGCTGAGCTCCAGCAAATTCAAGGATCCTATTTTTCTGAACGTGAACGCCGATGGCAGTTATACGGCAGTGTTGATGAATTGCACCCACAAAGGATGCGGACTCAGCGCATCGCAGGGGAAGTTTGTTTGTCCATGTCATGGTTCCGAGTTTGATCTCACCGGGCATGTGCTCAAGGGACCCGCCAAAACCGATCTGCAAAATTTCCAGGTTACCACCGATGACTTGCACATTATGGTGAAGTATCAGTAA
- a CDS encoding acylphosphatase yields MKIMHCDIHVYGKVQGVFFRASARHRAMLLDITGFAKNEPDGSVYIEAEGEEQSLALFIGWCHEGPERAVVSRVDVITAPLKNFSSFEVIRGGG; encoded by the coding sequence ATGAAAATCATGCATTGTGATATTCACGTTTATGGAAAAGTGCAGGGCGTTTTTTTTCGCGCCAGTGCCCGCCACCGTGCGATGTTGCTCGATATAACAGGATTTGCTAAAAATGAACCTGACGGATCTGTATATATTGAAGCGGAAGGTGAAGAACAGAGCCTTGCACTGTTTATCGGCTGGTGCCATGAAGGTCCGGAACGGGCTGTCGTGAGCAGGGTGGATGTAATAACAGCCCCGTTGAAGAATTTTTCATCGTTTGAAGTGATACGCGGTGGCGGCTGA
- a CDS encoding RidA family protein has protein sequence MEKQIIVTDKGPAPIGPYSQAVMSGNMLFISGQVAKDAATGELVTGDTASETRKVMENLQAILNAAGFEFAHVVKTTIFLSDMKLFAAVNEVYGSYFKGNYPARETVAVLGLPLQVNVEISMIACK, from the coding sequence ATGGAAAAACAAATTATAGTAACCGATAAAGGCCCGGCACCTATAGGGCCTTACAGCCAGGCGGTGATGTCGGGCAACATGCTGTTTATCTCAGGCCAGGTGGCCAAGGATGCTGCAACAGGTGAGCTGGTTACAGGTGATACAGCCAGCGAAACACGCAAAGTGATGGAGAACCTGCAGGCCATTCTGAACGCTGCAGGTTTTGAATTTGCACATGTGGTGAAGACGACCATTTTTCTGAGCGATATGAAGTTGTTTGCTGCCGTGAATGAAGTATATGGCAGCTACTTCAAAGGCAATTACCCTGCAAGGGAAACCGTTGCCGTGCTGGGACTGCCGCTGCAGGTCAATGTGGAGATTTCAATGATTGCCTGCAAGTGA
- a CDS encoding dihydrofolate reductase family protein, whose amino-acid sequence MRRVIAAINMTLDGFCNHTAGIADEELHQHYAELIDNAGVILYGRITYQLMQYWQTLLNNPSGEKSMDDFAIAIDKIQKVVFSNTLKHTAWQSASLANRPLEEKVQELKQQPGKDILIGSRSLIIQLLNRQLIDEFQICIHPVIEGKGLPLFDQIINRTVFRLLKIKSLHSGATVFYYVPATEEAAGY is encoded by the coding sequence ATGAGAAGAGTAATTGCTGCCATCAATATGACGCTTGACGGGTTTTGCAACCATACGGCCGGCATTGCAGATGAGGAACTGCATCAACATTATGCTGAACTTATAGATAATGCAGGCGTAATTTTATATGGCCGTATAACCTATCAGCTCATGCAGTATTGGCAAACATTACTTAACAATCCTTCCGGCGAAAAATCAATGGATGACTTTGCAATTGCAATAGATAAAATTCAGAAAGTCGTTTTCTCCAACACTTTAAAGCATACAGCATGGCAAAGTGCAAGCCTGGCAAACAGGCCGCTCGAAGAAAAAGTGCAGGAACTCAAACAACAACCGGGGAAAGACATTTTGATTGGCAGCCGGAGTTTGATTATTCAGCTCTTAAACCGTCAGCTCATTGATGAATTTCAAATTTGTATTCATCCTGTTATAGAAGGGAAAGGGCTGCCACTATTTGACCAAATAATAAACCGGACTGTTTTCAGACTCCTGAAAATAAAATCCCTGCATTCGGGTGCAACTGTATTTTACTATGTACCGGCAACAGAAGAAGCTGCGGGCTACTGA
- a CDS encoding alpha/beta hydrolase, with product MTKNILIFPGLAADERMFSLLQQSLPAVRVIRYLLPDKKETLAAYAQRMAATIPERQETIFIGVSFGGILAQELAHYIPAKKIILISSISSSAQLSALLAFFRKFPVYDWLSAQQIKCIVIWAGRLFTKKSNEETALFESMVHDADIQLIRWGIRMTLCWKQETAPANVIHIHGSHDRLFPVRKIPADFIIEGGQHFMIVQRATEIRTLLMKLLQL from the coding sequence GTGACAAAGAACATTTTAATCTTTCCCGGGCTGGCGGCAGATGAGCGTATGTTTTCACTGCTGCAACAGAGCTTACCTGCCGTAAGGGTGATACGCTATTTGTTGCCGGATAAAAAGGAGACCCTTGCCGCATACGCTCAAAGAATGGCTGCAACCATACCGGAAAGGCAGGAAACCATCTTCATCGGGGTTTCATTCGGCGGTATCCTTGCACAGGAGCTAGCACACTATATTCCGGCGAAAAAAATCATACTCATCTCTTCTATTTCATCATCGGCTCAACTGAGCGCGTTACTTGCTTTTTTCAGAAAATTCCCTGTATACGACTGGCTTTCAGCACAGCAAATAAAATGTATTGTTATTTGGGCCGGTCGTCTTTTCACAAAGAAAAGCAATGAAGAAACCGCATTGTTCGAATCAATGGTGCATGATGCGGATATTCAATTAATACGATGGGGTATCCGCATGACCTTATGCTGGAAGCAGGAAACGGCTCCCGCTAACGTAATTCATATTCATGGTTCACATGACCGTTTGTTTCCCGTGCGTAAAATTCCGGCCGACTTCATCATTGAAGGCGGTCAGCATTTTATGATTGTTCAGCGAGCCACAGAGATCCGCACCTTGTTGATGAAACTGCTGCAATTATAA
- a CDS encoding polysaccharide deacetylase family protein — MQDTKLLIYSSRDSSRLQYILQLMLYDLLGLDFEFTKDEQRFLAFNGPKLCYGLHNAGGVVFIHADELLFDTGIHPVSFHTGIYQEVTTIFHHAQKSALPFDPFAAAFYLVSRFEEYLPFRADQHDRFPAALSIGYRHGFLRVPVVNHYALFLQQLLQQHFPEIIFHLKKYRFQLTYDIDMAFAYREKGLLRNTAGLLRSVITLNLKAFTNRLKVLAGFEQDPFDTFGYQRLLHERYALQPVYFFLLGDYSRYDKNIGWKNAAFRQVVKATAESCPTGIHASYASNRLPGKLITEKERLEKITGTKVFRNRQHYLKLQMPGTYQRLLAAGITEDFTMGYASQIGFRAGIAAPFYFYDLEREATTELLIHPFAAMDATLFYHLEMDALTALQQVKLLADEVKKVNGTFIFLAHNDLISQHGPWKAWHQHFETLLSYCSASVKIFTETNITPSADLRKPLPFEP; from the coding sequence ATGCAGGATACGAAGCTGTTGATTTATTCTTCACGCGATTCTTCCCGGTTGCAGTATATCCTGCAGCTGATGCTGTATGATTTGCTGGGGCTGGATTTTGAATTTACGAAAGATGAACAACGCTTCCTCGCATTCAACGGTCCCAAATTATGCTATGGGCTGCATAATGCCGGGGGCGTGGTTTTTATTCATGCAGATGAATTATTGTTTGATACAGGCATTCATCCTGTTTCCTTCCATACAGGAATTTACCAGGAGGTTACAACTATATTCCATCATGCGCAAAAGAGCGCCCTGCCGTTTGATCCGTTCGCCGCTGCATTCTACCTCGTTTCCAGGTTTGAAGAATATCTTCCTTTCAGGGCTGATCAACATGACCGGTTTCCGGCAGCACTGAGCATCGGCTACCGTCACGGATTTCTCCGGGTGCCTGTGGTGAATCATTATGCGCTTTTCCTGCAACAGCTATTGCAGCAACATTTCCCTGAAATAATTTTCCACCTTAAGAAATACCGGTTTCAGCTGACCTATGATATTGACATGGCATTTGCCTATCGCGAAAAGGGCTTGCTGCGGAATACGGCCGGCCTGCTGCGTTCGGTCATAACCCTCAACCTGAAAGCGTTCACCAACCGCCTGAAGGTGCTTGCCGGATTCGAACAGGATCCGTTTGACACATTCGGATATCAGCGCTTATTGCATGAACGTTATGCATTGCAACCTGTTTACTTCTTCCTGCTCGGCGATTACAGCCGCTACGATAAAAACATTGGCTGGAAAAATGCAGCCTTCAGGCAGGTGGTGAAAGCAACTGCTGAAAGCTGTCCAACCGGCATTCATGCCAGCTATGCTTCCAACCGTTTGCCCGGCAAGTTAATTACTGAGAAAGAACGGCTGGAAAAAATCACCGGCACAAAAGTATTTCGCAACCGGCAGCATTATCTGAAACTGCAAATGCCCGGTACTTATCAGCGGCTGTTGGCGGCTGGCATTACCGAAGACTTCACTATGGGTTATGCTTCTCAAATCGGATTTCGTGCAGGCATTGCAGCGCCATTTTATTTTTATGATCTTGAAAGAGAAGCTACCACCGAACTTTTGATTCACCCTTTTGCTGCCATGGATGCCACCTTGTTCTACCACCTGGAAATGGATGCGCTGACGGCGCTCCAGCAGGTGAAGCTGCTGGCAGATGAAGTAAAAAAGGTGAACGGCACTTTTATATTTCTTGCACATAATGACCTCATCAGTCAGCATGGCCCATGGAAAGCTTGGCATCAGCATTTTGAAACCTTACTCAGCTACTGTTCTGCATCGGTGAAAATATTCACGGAAACTAACATTACACCCAGCGCTGATTTGCGAAAACCATTACCTTTCGAACCGTAA